CATTTGGACCGGAACAGCTATATTGCTCTTAACGCAGGTTCAATTCATCATTATTGAGTTTCACTTCAATAAAACATGCCAATAAAAAATTCGTCTTTCAGTTCAAATTGTTGCTCTCATCGCAGATTTTATTCCAAATGTATTATTAGAATGAATAAGCAAATCAATCACGAATCAAGACATTTCTAAATAATGAAgacgatgttttttttcttctcgaGAGTCGCATTTTAGATAACACTCGGTCAAACAGGAAAACTATCTTGCCTACGTCATTGGAAACACAAGCTTTGATATCTATCGGCTACATTCAATTAATTAGGGTAGACGAATTTGAAATTTAGAATATAATGATGGATgagtttatagatataggaagatgtgatgtgagtggcaatgagacaactcaccatccaagtcacaatttatgaaagtaaaccataaAAGGTCAAGGTACGATCTACAACACGAAGCCTTGTTATTAGTTGTTGCTTTTATTATTATCTTATTACCACTTGCATATGTTTCAGACATGGCTTCGTATGGACGTAGGTTATGTGACATTTGCTACAATAGTAACGTTACCACAGATGCTACTGAGTGGTGTCCGGAATGTGACAAGGAGTTTTGTACAAAATGTAAAGCACATCATGATGTTGCAAATGCACCAAAGAAACATAAAACAATTTTGCTTGAAAATGTTATGAAGCTTCCAGAAAGTGTCCAAGATATCAAAGATACATGCGAAGATCACTATGAACGATATGTGTGCTTCTGTAGAGAACATGAGCGGCCATGTTGCACCAAATGCATGAAAGACGTCTTGCACAACGGATGTCTTAATTTCATCAATGTGGAAACAGCAGTTGAGAATGTAAAGCAGTCCCCTTCGTTTTTGGATCTTCAAACAACGCTGTCAGACTTgctgtcaaatattttaaatatatatgatgaCCAAACAGCAAGTTTATTAGAGTTAGCAAGACAAAAAGTGGCATGTAAAGACGAAATCAGATTATCGAGAAAAGCTATAAATATGTTTTTCGATGAGTTAGAAAAAGAGTTTAACTACAAAATGGAACAAATCTTtaccaagaaagaaaatgaaaaagaaaacttACTAATGCAACTTGACATGTGTTGGGAAAGGATAAGAGAATTGCATGAAAATATTAATCTAATTAGAGACGGTGCATCAGATTTTCAAACATTCATGGCGATTCCCGAATACGTAAAATCGGCATACGATGAAGAAACAACGTTACGGAGTTTATGTGAAAATGAATCCTTCAACTGGAATAGTATCACAGTCATCACAACAAATATGCAATCAGTAATAGATAATTTACCATCTTTTGGGACATTAAGCATCAAAAGAAAGGCTGCTAATGTAAATTTGAAAGTTCGAAGGACTCGGCAATCACAATACACTGGGACCAGTATGTTCACCAAGAAAATTGAGACGATTCGGTTTGAAAAAAGATTTCGACACCAAATCCCAGCTGCAAAAAATACACATGAAATATTGGACTGTGGCATTTTACCAAATGGTAATCTTTTGTTTTCTGATAGGAGCAACAAATGCTTGTTTAAGTTTGATACTAATAGTGAGTTTGTACAAATGGAATTACCATTTAATCCTGTGCAATTTGCTATTGTCGACGACAATAATATTGTAGCTACGTCTGGTAGCCAAATGTATCTTGTAAATTTAGAAACCGATGCTAGAATTCAGGCGTCTTATTCTTTTGAAAGGCAATCAAGACTTGGATCAGTCATAATATACGACAGTAACTATATTATAGAAGTCTTAACAGGATTTATAATGACAGATTCTTACACCAGATTGTTAAAAGATATCCGAATTGAATTTGACGATATAACATATCGTGCCCCCGTTtgcattgacaaaaaaatatactttGTGGACAACAAAACTAACATGGTCTTATGCTATGATTTTGAAGGTAATAAGATATGGGAATTTAAAAACGAAAACCTCATGTCAGCTTACGGCCTATCGTCCAATGGTTTCAACATTCTTTTCGTATGTGGACAAAAATCAGATAATGTGTGTGCGCTGTCAGCAGATGGTAAAACATTTAAGGAAATAATCGGACCAAGTATGGAACTGAAAGGTGCTACCGCAGTGTATTACTGTGTTAAAAGAAAAACGTTGCTTGTCGTTAACAACAATGGCAATACGTTTGTGTTTTTTAACAATGAGAGTCTTtgttaaatcaaaattttgaaggtGGGCTATTTTGACAGTGAAGAGTGGATTAgatttaacataattttattaattcaGTTGTTTCACTTTATTTCCGTatttggcatatatatttgttttgggaAGCAACTTGAACTTTGTCGCACACTAATAAAAAAAGTGTTTTCACAGATTGAGTGTCATTATCATGGACAATGGATTTCtttaataatatttctttaatttcGTGTCAATTTTGCAGTTTGAACAAAAGTTTTTTATATCTTCAAACCAGTAAATTTTTAAATGGGCAATATCTGTACTGGACTGTACTGTTAGTAACTCTGAATAGGAATTTACTCGTTTTACTAGACTCTTTTCTGGATTATACATAACTTGACAGTCTGAATCATCTTAAtatataaaggaagatgtggtgtgagttccaatgagacaactctccatccaaataacaatttaaaaaagtaaaccatgggtcaatgtacggccttcaacacggagaagCATACTTCACGTAACCCAATCTTTTCCTTGACATTCTTAAGAATCATAATCGATCTATTCTGAACCACACAAGACATGGTCTGCATGACCCATAATGAACATAGTCATAATTTTTTCTCTTATTTCTTCTATTGAGAGTCCATTGATAGAATTTTTACCAACTGAAGATGTTTAAGAAAGGTATTTGTTTGAGTATTGTTCCAATCTTAAAGTTCTGTGGCTTGGCCTTGAATTAGAAAACAGTTGAGAACGGATAAAAAACATGTTGAGTACAGGTCGAGAATGGTTTAAGACTGTTGCAAAACAGGAccgggatgaaagataccagagggccagtcaaactcatagattgaaaatatgaCGACGccatagataaaaataaaaagacaaacagaaaaataatagtgcagaagacacagcatagaaaactaaagactaagcaacacgaaccccaccaaaaactggaggttGATGAAAGAACTCCGAAGAGttgtcacccgaaacactgctccCGGAGCATTCCGTACAGCCAAGCCATCATGTTAAAACGGATTTGTTCATCGGAATCAAAATTAAACCATCGTTTGGGGCAACTCAGACAGCAACTTAAACCAAgaggttataagaacaaaaatatttcagaagctttcggtaaagcaaaagaaaaagaccgaacaaacctacttgaatacaaagaaaagacggCTCAGACAAATAAAATCCCGTTTGTTGTTAGCTTTCATCCTGACCTGAAAAATCTTTCATCCATTGTCCACAAACACTGGCGTCTTATTGAGAATGATCCTTCCTTAAAAGAGATTTTCCGATCACCTCCCGTCATGGCTTACCGCAGACCCAAAAACCTCAAAGTTATTCT
The window above is part of the Mytilus edulis chromosome 6, xbMytEdul2.2, whole genome shotgun sequence genome. Proteins encoded here:
- the LOC139526368 gene encoding uncharacterized protein, with amino-acid sequence MASYGRRLCDICYNSNVTTDATEWCPECDKEFCTKCKAHHDVANAPKKHKTILLENVMKLPESVQDIKDTCEDHYERYVCFCREHERPCCTKCMKDVLHNGCLNFINVETAVENVKQSPSFLDLQTTLSDLLSNILNIYDDQTASLLELARQKVACKDEIRLSRKAINMFFDELEKEFNYKMEQIFTKKENEKENLLMQLDMCWERIRELHENINLIRDGASDFQTFMAIPEYVKSAYDEETTLRSLCENESFNWNSITVITTNMQSVIDNLPSFGTLSIKRKAANVNLKVRRTRQSQYTGTSMFTKKIETIRFEKRFRHQIPAAKNTHEILDCGILPNGNLLFSDRSNKCLFKFDTNSEFVQMELPFNPVQFAIVDDNNIVATSGSQMYLVNLETDARIQASYSFERQSRLGSVIIYDSNYIIEVLTGFIMTDSYTRLLKDIRIEFDDITYRAPVCIDKKIYFVDNKTNMVLCYDFEGNKIWEFKNENLMSAYGLSSNGFNILFVCGQKSDNVCALSADGKTFKEIIGPSMELKGATAVYYCVKRKTLLVVNNNGNTFVFFNNESLC